GCGCCCGTGGTGGAGGAGCCAACCCTGCCCGCGCTTCGCGAGGCGCAACGGGATGAGGCGATCAGCCGCGGGCGGCAGGACTTGTCGAACGCCCCGCGCTGGCGTTGGCATGACCTCAACCGGCTGATGGGGCCGCTGCTGCCCGGCGAGGTCCACATGGTCGGCGCGATTACCGGGAACGGCAAGACCGCCTTCCTGATGTCGCAGATGGAGGGGTGGGCCGAGGCCAAGGTGCCGGTGCTGTATGTGCCGCTCGAGTTGGACCCATCCGACCTGCGGCGGCAGTGGGCTGCGTGGCAGCTGGGGCTGCCCTGGGTCAGCGTGGCCCGGAATGACTGGGCCAGCCTGCCTGAAGGGAGCCAGGAGGCGCATGAGGCCATGCTGGCCGAGCAAGCCGAGAACCCCTTCGTGCATTTCCCGCCCGACCGCCGCATTACGATCACGCGCCTCGCGCAATGGGTGGGCCGGGCCGTGGCGGAAGCGGGCATCCGGGTGGTGGTGGTCGACCACTTCCACCGCATGGACTTTGGCCCAGCCACCAGCAACTACCGGGTGCAGGTGACCGAGGCCGCACGGGCGCTCCGCGATGTCGCCCGGGAGTACGGTGTGGTCGTGGTGGCGGCGGCCCAGTTAAACCAAGACCCGCACCCTCTGGATCGCTACTTCCCGCCGACCCTCAAGCGACTGAAGGAGTCCTCCGGCATCAGCGAGGAGGCGTCAACCGTGCTGATGCTGTCGCGGGTACTCAAGGAAAGCCCGACCGCGGAAAACCTGCAGCTGCTGCGCGAGGGCCTTAAGGAGACCCGCGAGTTCGAGGAGCCCAATGCGATGTCGGTGACCTGCCGCAAGTCCCGACTGGATGACAGTGCGCGGGATCGTGCCGTCAAGCTCGCGGTCGCGAGTGGCCGCGTCATTGACTACCTGCCCCCAGGCTTGGCCCGCAGCTGGGCCGACCGCTACGAACTCTGACGATGACCGACGAGACCCGGACCACCATCCTGACCCTCGCGACCAACGCAACTCCGCTGGCCACCATCGCCGCGCAGGTCGGCGTCAGCCTCAGCACGGTGCAATACGCCGTCCGTGAGGCAGGGCTGGCCCGCCCGCGTGGGCGACCCCGCATC
This sequence is a window from Candidatus Sericytochromatia bacterium. Protein-coding genes within it:
- a CDS encoding bifunctional DNA primase/polymerase, giving the protein MAYAERGFVLVPLHGIVGGRCTCPLADCPSPGKHPRPSRGLREASADVAQVRQWWLQWPTANVGCLPGPSGYVVLDIDGPEGEATAQALGLLAEPTLEVTTGRGRHRWYRHPGGHIPNGQLGAKLDVRGDMGYVLLPPSTHVTGTKYRWVGRLEDVALLPPGLVPRLQGQADRSAPPPDRLPAWMLPFLTVQSGTRNHTLTRFVGWAFAQGHDIATVQAMADGLNAKWPEPLPSPEVEAVVRSIAAAEARKPTRRTATGTTLQLAAPDAPVVEEPTLPALREAQRDEAISRGRQDLSNAPRWRWHDLNRLMGPLLPGEVHMVGAITGNGKTAFLMSQMEGWAEAKVPVLYVPLELDPSDLRRQWAAWQLGLPWVSVARNDWASLPEGSQEAHEAMLAEQAENPFVHFPPDRRITITRLAQWVGRAVAEAGIRVVVVDHFHRMDFGPATSNYRVQVTEAARALRDVAREYGVVVVAAAQLNQDPHPLDRYFPPTLKRLKESSGISEEASTVLMLSRVLKESPTAENLQLLREGLKETREFEEPNAMSVTCRKSRLDDSARDRAVKLAVASGRVIDYLPPGLARSWADRYEL